A section of the Acanthochromis polyacanthus isolate Apoly-LR-REF ecotype Palm Island chromosome 1, KAUST_Apoly_ChrSc, whole genome shotgun sequence genome encodes:
- the LOC127533162 gene encoding LOW QUALITY PROTEIN: B2 bradykinin receptor-like (The sequence of the model RefSeq protein was modified relative to this genomic sequence to represent the inferred CDS: deleted 1 base in 1 codon), whose protein sequence is MSDKFADWIFTGIPVYILIISVLGILLNVFVLVVFWLHKKACTVAEIYLSNLAAADLFLMSPFPVLAVIAGTKYDLHLSETVCKLVPFSVNINVYCSIIILALVSTDRYLALVHPLTDGRMRRPFYAKVACVLVWGVCFLLNVPTAMYRKAVDDPERNFTTCNLNFPSPSMYVVFQGIRVFIFFIPTFIISFCTLKIIQLGRWEGTLKKELNAQKKEQKATTLVLVVLLAFLICWVPTYVVSILYLLSGVNIVNGCHFFNNLKKCQVTFTSLALSNSVLNPILYVIVGTNFQTKVKELFMQMSTNLSSRP, encoded by the exons ATGTCAGACAAGTTTG CTGACTGGATCTTCACTGGGATTCCAGTGTACATCCTGATCATCAGTGTGCTGGGAATCCtcttgaatgtgtttgtgttggtggTTTTCTGGCTCCATAAGAAGGCCTGTACCGTGGCTGAGATCTACCTGAGCAACCTGGCTGCTGCAGACCTCTTTCTGATGTCTCCTTTTCCCGTCCTTGCTGTGATTGCAGGGACAAAATATGACTTGCACCTTAGTGAAACTGTATGTAAGCTAGTCCCCTTCTCCGTCAACATTAATGTCTACTGCAGCATCATCATCCTTGCTCTGGTGAGCACTGACAGATATTTGGCACTGGTTCACCCACTGACCGATGGAAGAATGCGGAGGCCTTTTTATGCCAAAGTGGCATGTGTGCTGGTGTGGGGTGTATGCTTTCTCTTGAATGTTCCCACAGCCATGTACAGGAAAGCTGTGGATGACCCTGAGAGAAACTTCACCACATGTAATTTAAATTTTCCAAGTCCTTCTATGTATGTAGTCTTTCAAGGGATCCGTGTATTCATCTTCTTCATCCCCACTTTTATTATATCTTTCTGCACCCTCAAAATTATTCAATTGGGACGTTGGGAA GGGACGTTGAAGAAGGAGTTAAATGCTCAGAAAAAGGAGCAGAAGGCCACCACTCTGGTCCTGGTGGTCCTCTTGGCGTTCCTCATATGCTGGGTGCCAACTTATGTGGTTAGCATACTATACCTGCTCAGTGGAGTTAACATTGTGAATGGGTGCCACTTTTTCAATAATCTTAAAAAGTGCCAAGTCACCTTCACCAGTTTAGCCTTATCCAACAGTGTTCTCAACCCCATTCTCTACGTCATTGTAGGCACAAACTTCCAGACAAAAGTTAAGGAATTATTCATGCAGATGAGCACAAACCTGTCAAGCCGTCCTTAA
- the LOC127530630 gene encoding B2 bradykinin receptor-like, with protein MTLLPTSIPANVSHETVDENHNNTDNTWCRYDGKDWIVIVILVYILIISVLGIILNVFVLMVSWLHKTACNVAEIYLCNLAATDLFLMLSLLIWAVNVLTRFDSDSSETMCKLFLFSISMNSDCSIYTLVLVSIDRYLALVHPLTHGRKRRPFCAKLACAVVWGVCFLLNVPVLIYMEVKQDHEKNVSRCALSYSHQTDKAISILNIILNLIIPILIISFCSLKIIQALRNTLRSSFSTQRKEQKATTLILAVVLAFLICWVPLHVFNILELLSRYNIVGICEFSLDLFQLISMILAFSNSVLNPILYVCVGENFCKKVKEVFSQIRNQRNSTFILIPTCTNLSRSVKTEDATS; from the exons ATGACTCTTTTGCCAACAAG CATCCCTGCAAACGTCAGCCATGAAACTGTGGATGAAAACCACAACAACACCGACAACACTTGGTGCCGTTATGATGGAAAAGATTGGATCGTCATTGTGATTCTAGTGTACATCCTGATCATCAGTGTGCTGGGGATTAtcttgaatgtgtttgtgttgatggtATCCTGGCTCCACAAGACAGCATGTAACGTGGCAGAGATCTACTTGTGCAACCTGGCTGCTACCGACCTCTTTCTGATGTTGAGTTTACTCATCTGGGCTGTGAATGTGCTAACAAGATTTGACTCTGACTCGAGTGAAACGATGTGCAAACTGTTCCTCTTCTCCATCAGCATGAATTCAGACTGCAGCATCTACACCCTGGTTCTGGTTAGCATTGACCGATATTTGGCTCTAGTGCACCCACTGACCCATGGAAGAAAGCGGAGGCCATTTTGTGCCAAACTGGCTTGTGCAGTGGTGTGGGGTGTATGCTTTCTGTTGAATGTCCCTGTACTCATCTACATGGAAGTTAAACAAGACCATGAGAAGAATGTTAGCAGATGCGCTCTTTCTTATTCACATCAGACAGATAAAGCCATAAGCATCCTCAATATCATTCTAAACCTAATAATTCCCATTCTTATTATTTCCTTCTGCTCTCTCAAAATTATTCAAGCTCTGAGAAACACGTTAAGGAGCAGCTTTAGCACTCAGAGAAAGGAGCAGAAGGCCACCACTCTGATTCTCGCAGTCGTCCTGGCATTCCTGATCTGCTGGGTGCCATTACATGTGTTTAATATACTGGAGCTGCTCAGTAGATATAACATTGTGGGAATTTGTGAGTTTTCCTTGGATTTGTTCCAGCTGATCTCCATGATCTTAGCCTTCTCCAATAGTGTTCTCAACCCCATTCTCTATGTTTGTGTAGGAGAAAACTTTTGTAAAAAAGTTAAGGAGGTCTTCAGCCAGATCAGGAATCAGAGAAattcaacattcatcctcatcCCCACATGTACAAACCTGTCAAGAAGTGTTAAAACTGAGGATGCCACAAGCTAA